A single region of the Photobacterium sanguinicancri genome encodes:
- a CDS encoding sulfurtransferase produces MDIPSSVVTATWLTQHISHPSIITLDASWFMPGSDRNPKLEWAIKRIPGSRFFDFDNVIKEQDSLLPHMLPTAEYFSQQVAKLGICNDSVLIVYDSHGIFSAPRVWWMFKAMGHKNVAVLDGGLSAWEKAGGAIETEQPIIDIPSSKYTATFRPEWVASAQDVVNHLDNEAVTIVDARPLERFTGKQAEPRQGVRSGHMPRAKNLPFPKLVFDGKLASVERLKSHFDKIGKQEQQYIFTCGSGITACILALGAEQTGRNHIAVYDGSWTEWGSDEQFPVVKGD; encoded by the coding sequence TTGGATATACCTTCGTCAGTTGTTACCGCCACTTGGCTTACCCAGCATATAAGCCACCCCTCAATCATTACACTTGATGCTAGTTGGTTTATGCCGGGGTCAGATCGTAATCCGAAGCTGGAATGGGCAATTAAACGTATTCCAGGATCAAGATTTTTTGATTTCGATAATGTGATAAAAGAACAAGATTCATTGCTGCCTCATATGTTGCCAACAGCAGAGTATTTTTCTCAACAGGTTGCAAAGCTTGGGATCTGTAATGATAGCGTCTTGATTGTTTATGATAGCCACGGAATATTTTCAGCACCTCGGGTTTGGTGGATGTTTAAAGCAATGGGTCATAAAAATGTTGCAGTATTAGATGGTGGGTTATCAGCATGGGAAAAGGCTGGTGGCGCAATAGAAACAGAGCAACCAATCATTGATATCCCATCATCAAAGTATACCGCTACTTTTCGTCCAGAATGGGTTGCTAGTGCGCAAGATGTGGTGAATCATCTCGACAACGAAGCCGTAACCATTGTCGATGCAAGGCCCTTGGAACGATTTACAGGTAAACAAGCCGAGCCTCGTCAAGGTGTACGCAGTGGACATATGCCACGAGCAAAAAACCTTCCATTTCCTAAGTTAGTGTTTGACGGGAAATTAGCCTCTGTTGAGCGCCTAAAAAGCCATTTCGATAAAATAGGAAAGCAAGAGCAGCAGTATATTTTCACATGTGGTTCTGGGATCACAGCGTGTATTTTAGCGCTTGGCGCTGAGCAAACAGGGCGAAATCATATTGCAGTTTATGATGGGTCTTGGACGGAATGGGGGAGTGATGAACAATTTCCTGTAGTTAAAGGAGATTGA
- a CDS encoding NfeD family protein: protein MKRLLLCFWIVLLCFSHTARADDVWVIEIKGGIGPAISDYVSREITLAQEQQAKFIVLKMDTPGGLDTSMRQIIKAITTSAIPIATWVGPAGSRAASAGTYILFASHIASMAPGTNLGAATPVSLGGPQRDKDDETNNPFAPKKETQSPEQPPDNPPESSPDQQTAAEQPISNKENDSEKIAAKTAMEKKVMNDAAAYIQSLAKLHGRNELWAEKAVREAASLDAESALTQNVIDFIAPNIDQLIAQANGRIVAVNGVDVELALSNVAYVERQQDWRFKLLTVITNPNVAYILMLIGIYGLLLEFYNPGVGLPGVLGGICLILAMYSLQLLPVSYAGLGLLLLGIALMIAETFSPSFGILGLGGIVAFVLGSVMLMDTETPGYQIAVPLIVGLTVVSALFFFVIIALLLKVRRRPVTTGVQLLQGQIATVISGFPGEGKVMVDGEIWQARSGCHYQRGDHVIVTSISGLWLDVESTKKE from the coding sequence ATGAAACGGTTGTTGCTATGTTTTTGGATCGTTTTACTTTGTTTTTCTCATACGGCTCGTGCCGATGATGTATGGGTGATTGAAATTAAAGGTGGGATTGGGCCTGCAATTAGTGATTACGTTTCTCGAGAAATAACTCTTGCTCAAGAGCAGCAAGCGAAATTTATTGTGTTGAAAATGGATACCCCCGGTGGGCTCGACACATCCATGCGTCAAATCATAAAAGCTATTACCACGTCGGCAATTCCTATTGCGACATGGGTGGGGCCAGCGGGCTCTCGCGCTGCCAGTGCGGGTACATACATACTGTTTGCAAGTCATATTGCATCAATGGCACCGGGTACTAATTTAGGTGCTGCCACCCCTGTGTCGCTTGGTGGACCACAACGTGATAAAGATGATGAAACGAATAATCCGTTTGCACCTAAAAAAGAAACGCAATCGCCAGAACAACCCCCTGATAATCCCCCTGAATCATCTCCAGACCAACAAACAGCTGCCGAACAGCCTATATCAAACAAGGAAAATGATAGCGAAAAAATAGCGGCAAAAACGGCGATGGAGAAGAAAGTGATGAATGATGCCGCCGCGTATATTCAAAGCTTGGCTAAATTGCATGGCCGTAATGAGCTGTGGGCAGAAAAGGCGGTCAGAGAGGCGGCTAGCTTAGATGCTGAGAGCGCACTAACGCAGAACGTCATTGATTTTATTGCGCCCAACATTGATCAATTGATCGCTCAAGCAAATGGGCGAATTGTTGCTGTGAACGGTGTAGATGTCGAATTGGCATTGTCCAATGTCGCTTATGTCGAACGCCAGCAAGATTGGCGATTTAAACTGCTGACTGTAATTACTAACCCGAATGTCGCTTATATTTTGATGCTTATTGGCATCTACGGTTTGTTACTTGAATTTTATAACCCCGGTGTTGGTTTACCTGGTGTACTTGGGGGAATATGCCTAATTTTAGCCATGTATTCACTTCAATTACTACCTGTGAGCTATGCCGGATTAGGGCTGCTATTACTGGGGATCGCACTGATGATTGCAGAAACCTTTAGCCCCAGCTTCGGCATTTTAGGGTTAGGCGGGATTGTCGCTTTTGTGTTGGGTTCTGTCATGTTGATGGACACGGAAACGCCCGGGTATCAGATAGCGGTTCCTTTGATTGTGGGCTTAACTGTGGTGTCTGCTTTATTCTTTTTCGTCATTATTGCACTTCTACTTAAAGTGCGACGCCGACCTGTCACTACGGGTGTTCAGCTTCTTCAGGGACAAATTGCAACCGTGATTAGTGGTTTCCCTGGTGAGGGAAAGGTGATGGTTGATGGCGAAATTTGGCAAGCCCGTTCTGGGTGTCATTATCAGCGGGGAGATCATGTGATAGTGACGAGTATTTCAGGGTTATGGCTTGATGTAGAAAGCACTAAGAAGGAATAA
- a CDS encoding GGDEF domain-containing protein, whose protein sequence is MNKVSQLPTRLTVVVCIGVLISAFVPSSGMLEVMTSIMTLVLIIMLLREDFGREMKGWLMLALGTYAIGVIADLLDEVPELNDHWLIDNSDDVFMHIGVFLMCLCFIKMLQQRQNLIANLNAQIEKSHRLEEELSKHAFQDDLTQLENRRALFRRFDAIAIQLQRGVLAYIDIDNFKKVNDRFGHKRGDELLIEVAAMLSATSPEGSNIYRIGGDEFVVLLPTDNNEATHQWVEHLYQSTKMMRQSFDIDLSIGIVPYHAGNLSDPDSILAHADKEMYKTKASKNPAIAQHLV, encoded by the coding sequence ATGAACAAAGTCTCTCAACTCCCGACACGTTTAACTGTCGTCGTTTGTATCGGCGTACTGATCTCTGCTTTTGTTCCTTCTAGCGGTATGCTTGAAGTCATGACGTCGATAATGACGTTAGTACTGATTATTATGCTGCTAAGAGAAGATTTTGGCCGTGAAATGAAAGGCTGGCTGATGTTGGCTTTAGGCACATATGCTATTGGTGTCATTGCTGACTTGCTGGATGAAGTACCTGAATTGAATGACCATTGGCTAATAGATAACTCTGATGATGTTTTCATGCATATCGGTGTTTTTCTGATGTGCCTCTGCTTTATTAAAATGCTACAGCAGCGACAGAACTTAATTGCAAACTTAAACGCTCAAATTGAAAAATCCCACCGCTTAGAAGAAGAACTCAGCAAGCATGCATTTCAAGATGATTTAACACAACTAGAAAACCGACGCGCTTTATTTCGTCGTTTCGATGCAATTGCTATTCAACTTCAACGTGGCGTCTTAGCCTATATTGATATTGATAATTTCAAAAAAGTGAATGATCGCTTTGGTCATAAACGTGGGGATGAGTTACTCATTGAAGTTGCTGCTATGCTTAGCGCCACCAGCCCTGAGGGTAGTAATATATACCGTATTGGTGGGGATGAATTTGTCGTATTACTACCAACTGACAATAATGAAGCGACTCATCAATGGGTTGAGCATTTATACCAGTCAACTAAAATGATGCGACAGAGCTTCGATATTGATTTAAGTATAGGTATTGTTCCCTACCATGCTGGCAACCTCTCTGATCCCGATAGTATATTGGCACATGCTGATAAAGAAATGTACAAGACAAAAGCCAGTAAAAATCCAGCAATAGCACAGCATTTGGTGTGA
- the viaA gene encoding ATPase RavA stimulator ViaA — MPVSESINLAMMMAESGMVDSAIHELLMRPQLIMAAEANPGIKMAMKNQIIKWRGQVQQRITKVSIEDRFKQEITLYEQAIKWDEEYFIGQADGIVKQLEGHSTFYFKAKSLVTKEHAKHNPMFQTYFCSQWHQHLIDTLKQAQLEELEQHKEQLLSDLYQRIETMQQMEQVTDAGDETKAGRLWDMAKAKLTRTDVESMKSVARFLKRNDGLKEIAEKLGRMANEVDDPNKERVRSEDLRLVEECSDNVSDDIVGVHESDDLSKLLPNETMFLAYPELEVVFYKHLVDKRLMNYRVQGTQRKLRKVKAYKRQSKQVEQDKGPFIVCIDASGSMSGFPEQCAKALAYGLTQIALAEDRDCFVIMFSTQQITYELTKQDGLTEVLNFLSYSFHGGTDLSPVLDQSIDLMCGEKYKNADLVVLSDFIAPSQPEEMLRRIDKLKASRNRFHAVTLSKYGNPALMDIFDHCWSYHPSKFSRLMKWR, encoded by the coding sequence ATGCCAGTATCTGAAAGTATTAACCTTGCAATGATGATGGCAGAATCCGGAATGGTTGATTCTGCTATTCATGAGCTTCTCATGCGCCCACAATTGATCATGGCGGCAGAAGCGAACCCTGGTATTAAAATGGCCATGAAAAACCAGATCATCAAATGGCGTGGTCAGGTTCAACAGCGTATTACTAAAGTCAGTATTGAGGACCGTTTCAAGCAAGAAATAACCCTTTACGAGCAGGCTATTAAGTGGGATGAAGAGTATTTCATTGGTCAAGCTGATGGCATTGTGAAGCAGCTCGAAGGGCACTCTACGTTTTATTTCAAAGCAAAGTCACTCGTAACGAAAGAGCATGCGAAACATAATCCCATGTTTCAAACTTACTTTTGTAGCCAATGGCATCAGCATTTGATTGATACGCTTAAGCAAGCTCAGTTAGAAGAATTGGAGCAGCACAAAGAGCAATTACTGTCAGATCTATACCAACGCATTGAAACCATGCAGCAAATGGAGCAGGTAACAGATGCTGGTGATGAAACAAAAGCTGGTCGCTTATGGGATATGGCAAAAGCCAAACTAACGCGCACAGATGTTGAATCGATGAAATCTGTGGCGCGCTTTCTTAAGCGTAACGACGGTTTAAAAGAGATTGCTGAAAAGTTGGGCCGTATGGCTAACGAAGTCGACGACCCAAATAAAGAAAGAGTACGGTCAGAAGATTTACGTCTGGTTGAAGAGTGCAGCGATAATGTGTCTGATGACATTGTCGGTGTGCATGAAAGTGATGATTTATCGAAGTTACTGCCTAACGAAACTATGTTTTTGGCTTACCCTGAATTAGAAGTGGTGTTTTACAAGCATTTGGTTGATAAACGCTTGATGAATTATCGTGTTCAGGGCACGCAGCGTAAGCTTCGTAAAGTAAAAGCGTACAAACGTCAGAGCAAGCAAGTCGAGCAAGATAAAGGTCCGTTCATTGTGTGTATTGATGCCTCTGGCTCTATGTCTGGCTTTCCAGAGCAATGCGCTAAAGCATTAGCTTACGGTTTGACACAAATTGCATTGGCAGAAGATCGTGATTGCTTTGTGATCATGTTTTCAACCCAACAAATTACTTACGAGCTCACTAAACAAGATGGGTTAACCGAAGTTTTAAATTTCTTATCGTATTCATTCCACGGTGGGACAGATTTGTCGCCAGTGTTAGATCAGTCTATTGATTTGATGTGTGGCGAGAAATACAAAAATGCAGACTTAGTGGTGCTGTCTGATTTCATAGCGCCGTCTCAACCAGAAGAAATGCTACGTCGGATTGATAAATTGAAAGCGAGTCGAAATCGTTTTCACGCCGTAACATTGTCTAAATATGGTAACCCTGCATTGATGGATATATTTGATCATTGTTGGTCGTACCATCCATCAAAGTTCAGTCGTTTAATGAAGTGGCGTTAA
- a CDS encoding phosphate ABC transporter substrate-binding protein yields the protein MFPRATTLLALCAGLAFNAQAETLTVSGSTSASHIVEVLAETYSAENKNSQIAVQGIGSSAGITAVKQDVAELGMSSRYLTDEEISSKLKSVTFAHDGIALVVNKNNPVKNLTKEQVSQIYHGEITNWQQVGGPERKIAVVSRENASGSRFSFEDFIGLTKDIKGIRVSDINPQAIVVNTNGMVKSLVSGNPNAIGYVSLGSIDQSIKALSFEGVSPTIDNLESGEYEISRPFLMLYKDKVLKKDKNAKAFVDYIVSPEGQSIIDEGGYLASQIQ from the coding sequence ATGTTCCCACGGGCTACCACTCTGCTAGCACTGTGTGCTGGTTTGGCATTCAACGCACAAGCAGAAACACTTACTGTGTCAGGTTCTACATCAGCAAGTCATATTGTTGAAGTGTTAGCTGAAACATACTCAGCAGAGAATAAGAACAGTCAGATTGCCGTACAAGGGATTGGATCGTCTGCGGGTATCACTGCGGTTAAACAAGATGTTGCAGAGCTAGGAATGAGCTCTCGCTACTTAACGGATGAAGAAATCAGCTCAAAACTTAAAAGCGTGACTTTCGCCCATGATGGTATTGCTCTGGTTGTAAATAAAAACAACCCAGTCAAAAACCTGACGAAAGAACAAGTTTCTCAGATTTATCACGGCGAAATCACCAATTGGCAACAAGTTGGTGGCCCTGAACGAAAAATAGCGGTTGTTAGCCGTGAGAATGCTTCAGGCTCACGCTTCTCTTTTGAAGATTTCATCGGATTAACCAAAGACATAAAAGGTATCCGTGTCTCCGACATTAACCCACAAGCTATTGTTGTAAATACAAATGGCATGGTGAAAAGTTTAGTTTCTGGCAATCCAAATGCTATTGGTTACGTATCGCTTGGTTCGATTGATCAATCAATCAAAGCACTGTCTTTTGAAGGCGTATCGCCAACTATCGACAACCTAGAATCTGGTGAATATGAAATTTCGCGCCCTTTCCTCATGCTTTACAAAGACAAAGTACTGAAAAAAGACAAAAATGCAAAAGCCTTTGTTGATTACATCGTGTCACCTGAAGGTCAGTCTATTATTGATGAAGGTGGCTACCTTGCCTCACAAATTCAATAG
- a CDS encoding lipid A deacylase LpxR family protein: MRIKNRVLNGFKCLTLATTVFTSPITLGVEAVSAPKTNTYSSISFSIENDGIVQTDQNYTNGIFLNYSSAVTRQLSGDAPLPISTIASWLPLDSNAWQGWRLNLGQQMWTPSDITYEEPQPNERPYAGLLFFDIGVFQYTESKADKLTFRFGTVGPNSLAENAQKLVHYLTPSTEPQGWEYQIENQIIANLNYEGHRLLSRNPSINDKAWEWSAIGRIDAGNYRSEAAIGSILRWGNQLSESFGSAGFTPNQITDISLLSASRSGYFLYTGIEGRYRFNDITIEGDKPAEVYDVSLQPWQATAVAGAVLYRSNWGFTLSMAAKTKNYKEDTLDVNAYGAFKVFYRY, translated from the coding sequence ATGAGAATAAAAAATAGAGTCCTAAATGGATTCAAATGCCTAACTTTAGCTACCACAGTCTTCACGAGCCCAATAACTCTTGGCGTAGAAGCCGTAAGTGCGCCCAAAACAAATACATATAGCAGTATTTCGTTCTCTATAGAGAATGACGGCATTGTTCAAACTGATCAAAACTACACCAACGGTATTTTTCTTAACTATAGCTCGGCGGTCACACGACAATTATCAGGTGATGCCCCACTACCTATCTCAACTATCGCAAGTTGGTTGCCTCTCGATAGCAATGCATGGCAAGGTTGGCGCCTTAATCTTGGCCAACAAATGTGGACGCCAAGCGATATCACTTATGAAGAGCCTCAACCAAATGAACGCCCCTATGCTGGCTTGCTATTCTTCGACATAGGAGTCTTTCAATACACAGAAAGTAAAGCTGACAAGTTAACCTTTCGTTTCGGAACCGTAGGGCCAAATTCGTTGGCTGAAAACGCGCAAAAGCTGGTTCACTATTTAACGCCATCGACAGAACCGCAAGGCTGGGAGTATCAAATAGAGAATCAAATCATTGCGAATCTAAACTATGAAGGCCATCGCTTACTTAGCCGTAACCCATCAATAAACGATAAAGCTTGGGAATGGAGTGCTATTGGTCGGATCGATGCTGGTAACTATCGCAGTGAAGCGGCAATTGGCAGTATATTGCGCTGGGGAAACCAACTTTCCGAGTCTTTTGGTTCAGCAGGATTCACACCCAATCAAATTACAGATATTAGCTTGTTGTCTGCTAGCCGTTCAGGCTATTTCTTGTATACCGGTATCGAGGGACGTTACCGCTTTAACGACATTACGATTGAAGGTGATAAACCAGCAGAGGTGTACGATGTTAGCTTACAGCCTTGGCAAGCAACGGCTGTTGCAGGGGCTGTATTATACCGTTCTAATTGGGGGTTCACTTTAAGTATGGCCGCTAAAACGAAAAACTATAAAGAAGATACTCTCGACGTTAATGCGTATGGTGCCTTTAAAGTCTTTTACCGTTATTGA
- a CDS encoding slipin family protein encodes MFTYSLATIIVLVVALIASMFKVLREYERAVVFLLGRFYEVKGPGLIIIVPVIQQIVRVDLRTIVLDVPTQDLITRDNVSVKVNAVVYYRVVDPKMAINNVENYQEATSQLSQTTLRSVLGQHELDELLSARDELNNDLQGILDQHTDNWGIKIANVEIKHVDLDDSMVRALARQAEAERSRRAKVIHATGELEASAKLSEAANVLNQSPNALQLRYMQTLTEIANDRTSTIIFPMPIDLVDKFSSKMDVSAQLKGNKSAQPFDNNDSKEGKSI; translated from the coding sequence ATGTTTACCTATTCGTTAGCGACCATCATTGTGCTGGTAGTGGCTTTGATTGCCAGTATGTTCAAAGTGTTGCGAGAATATGAACGGGCAGTGGTGTTTTTATTGGGGCGGTTTTATGAAGTTAAAGGCCCTGGTTTGATCATTATTGTGCCAGTGATTCAACAAATAGTGAGGGTTGATTTACGGACAATCGTACTTGATGTACCGACGCAAGATTTGATCACACGAGATAACGTCTCTGTCAAAGTAAATGCTGTGGTTTATTACCGAGTGGTTGACCCCAAAATGGCGATTAATAATGTGGAAAATTACCAAGAGGCGACCAGTCAATTGTCCCAAACTACGTTACGGTCGGTATTGGGTCAGCATGAACTTGATGAATTGTTATCTGCACGAGATGAGTTAAACAATGATTTGCAAGGGATCCTTGATCAGCATACTGATAACTGGGGAATTAAAATCGCGAATGTTGAAATTAAACATGTGGATTTAGATGACAGCATGGTAAGGGCATTAGCCCGTCAAGCGGAAGCTGAGCGTTCTCGTCGTGCGAAAGTGATTCATGCAACAGGTGAGCTAGAAGCATCGGCTAAGCTGAGTGAAGCGGCGAACGTACTGAATCAATCGCCCAATGCATTACAGCTTCGCTACATGCAAACTTTAACGGAAATCGCTAATGATCGGACCTCGACTATTATTTTCCCAATGCCAATAGATTTGGTAGATAAATTTTCGTCCAAGATGGATGTTAGCGCCCAGCTGAAAGGTAATAAATCAGCTCAGCCTTTCGATAACAATGACTCGAAAGAGGGGAAGAGTATCTAG
- a CDS encoding ATPase RavA domain-containing protein — MLTMAKSTPPNGALVSERIQKLIKALSNGVYEREETIKLCLLAALAGESAFLLGPPGIAKSLIAKRLIQAFDNSRFFDYLMTRFSTPEEVFGPLSIQELKDNGKYVRLVDGYLPTAEVVFLDEIWKAGPAILNTLLTVVNERTFKNGQDILPVPMRLLITASNELPDEDSGLEALYDRMLVRVFVNRIQEKQNFKAMLMGEMTLQEVDPSLTIKDEEYQQWQTHLENVVLDETIFEKIYQLKSMIEEKVESGEGSAHDSELYISDRRWKKSVRLLKASAFFNGRGAISPLDLLLLQDCLWHSPESRHVVRNIIRDFATQKAFNQETSQADANEAQAILDTVNQEIADALSMSFSRETMMRKEWFKYDFSGAKRYTVNHNPRMIKLVMLQQNPSVSEQEKGDGRWVYVDGDEFEKKIKAGQCDIYGFVNKNTNLCRLQFEVDANLRLVIKDIANRAVLVGIAGSRGISATQKSSWQKELDRASEKVVDAEHNIKKSRSSFHGALPHNFVESELPELIEHSIATASDSVTELKHLVEKGAFRIAHLSDYFA; from the coding sequence ATGTTAACTATGGCTAAATCAACACCACCTAATGGTGCGTTGGTATCGGAGCGTATTCAAAAGCTCATCAAAGCGCTATCCAATGGGGTCTATGAAAGAGAAGAAACCATTAAGCTATGCTTGCTTGCTGCATTGGCTGGAGAAAGTGCCTTCTTATTAGGTCCGCCAGGTATCGCAAAAAGCCTTATTGCCAAGCGTTTAATTCAAGCATTCGATAACAGCCGTTTTTTTGATTACCTGATGACCCGTTTTTCCACACCTGAAGAGGTGTTTGGCCCCCTTTCAATTCAGGAATTAAAAGACAACGGTAAGTATGTACGTCTTGTAGATGGATACTTGCCAACCGCTGAAGTGGTTTTTTTGGATGAAATCTGGAAAGCCGGTCCTGCGATATTAAATACGCTACTAACGGTAGTGAATGAACGTACTTTTAAAAATGGTCAGGATATTTTGCCTGTTCCTATGCGCTTGCTGATCACGGCATCCAATGAACTACCAGATGAAGACAGTGGGTTAGAGGCACTTTACGATCGCATGTTAGTACGTGTGTTCGTTAATCGCATTCAAGAAAAGCAAAATTTCAAAGCCATGCTGATGGGCGAAATGACGCTTCAGGAAGTCGATCCGAGCCTAACGATTAAAGACGAAGAATATCAGCAGTGGCAAACACATTTAGAAAATGTCGTGCTGGATGAAACTATCTTTGAAAAGATCTATCAGCTAAAAAGCATGATTGAAGAGAAAGTTGAATCGGGTGAAGGCAGTGCTCATGACAGTGAGTTGTATATTTCTGACCGCCGCTGGAAAAAGTCTGTACGCCTGTTAAAAGCGAGTGCGTTCTTTAATGGTCGTGGCGCAATTAGCCCGCTTGATCTGTTATTACTGCAAGATTGCTTATGGCATAGCCCTGAATCTCGTCATGTTGTGCGTAATATCATTCGTGATTTTGCGACTCAAAAAGCGTTTAACCAAGAAACCTCACAAGCTGATGCCAATGAAGCGCAAGCCATTCTAGATACCGTTAATCAAGAAATTGCGGATGCACTGAGCATGTCATTTTCTCGTGAAACGATGATGCGTAAAGAGTGGTTTAAATACGACTTCTCTGGTGCTAAGCGTTACACCGTGAATCATAACCCACGCATGATCAAATTAGTGATGCTGCAACAAAATCCTTCTGTGTCTGAACAAGAAAAAGGGGATGGTCGTTGGGTATATGTTGATGGCGATGAGTTTGAAAAGAAAATCAAAGCTGGCCAATGTGACATCTATGGTTTCGTAAATAAGAACACCAATCTTTGTCGATTACAGTTTGAAGTTGATGCGAATTTACGTTTAGTGATCAAAGATATCGCTAATCGCGCGGTGTTAGTGGGCATTGCTGGTTCCCGTGGGATTAGTGCGACTCAAAAATCCAGTTGGCAGAAAGAACTGGATCGTGCTTCTGAAAAAGTGGTTGATGCAGAACATAATATCAAAAAATCACGTAGCTCTTTCCATGGTGCTTTGCCGCATAACTTTGTGGAGTCGGAACTGCCTGAATTGATTGAACATAGTATTGCAACCGCGTCAGATTCAGTGACCGAATTGAAACATCTAGTTGAGAAAGGTGCATTTCGAATTGCTCACCTTTCAGACTACTTCGCATAA
- a CDS encoding substrate-binding periplasmic protein yields the protein MNGAYPRLATYLIALAIFPLLMGSIITSAYANTQTVKVGSYDCPPFVITDENGNYSGLSIFLWQKMAESLDVNFEISSHELKELLDDVSTGNVDIAVSCISITEERELILDFTHSFYETSLAIAVKEQGHFTTLLNIITNKKLLFILGVVFAAAAFVGGIYYMLEHKVNDKLYSMPSRAARLLEGFLLGLLFITKGPFNYYEFKTLTGRFITVLLAITTTLFIASITAILASTFTLGLLSSDIKGPNDLANLKVGAKLASTSSIYLTNHSIVHRTYESTDEMLIALDSREVDAIVADDAVLKYLIKKFKEEGNYTDLSVLPYQFEKQNYGFAIGDNSPYEEALNRALLKVRKSPEWKQALNKYFAER from the coding sequence ATGAACGGTGCATATCCACGTTTGGCCACATATCTCATCGCATTAGCAATATTTCCACTTTTAATGGGCTCTATCATTACCTCAGCATATGCCAATACGCAGACTGTTAAAGTAGGTAGCTACGACTGCCCTCCGTTCGTGATTACAGATGAAAATGGCAACTATAGTGGGCTAAGTATATTTCTGTGGCAAAAAATGGCAGAAAGTCTGGATGTGAACTTCGAAATATCAAGCCACGAATTAAAAGAGCTTCTCGATGATGTAAGCACTGGCAATGTCGATATTGCGGTATCCTGCATCTCAATCACCGAAGAGCGAGAGCTCATCCTCGATTTCACGCACTCTTTCTATGAAACATCACTCGCGATAGCCGTAAAAGAACAGGGGCACTTTACAACCCTGCTCAACATCATCACCAATAAAAAACTGTTATTTATATTAGGCGTTGTGTTCGCTGCTGCTGCTTTTGTGGGCGGAATTTATTACATGTTAGAACATAAGGTAAATGACAAACTGTATTCAATGCCATCACGTGCAGCTCGCTTATTAGAAGGGTTCTTATTAGGGTTACTCTTCATTACTAAAGGGCCCTTTAACTATTACGAGTTCAAGACATTAACTGGTCGCTTCATTACCGTATTACTTGCTATTACCACGACGCTGTTTATTGCCAGTATTACCGCAATATTGGCCAGTACTTTTACACTAGGGTTATTAAGTAGTGACATTAAAGGCCCTAATGATTTAGCTAATCTAAAAGTTGGGGCTAAACTGGCTTCAACCTCGTCGATATATTTAACCAATCACAGTATTGTCCATAGGACTTATGAATCAACAGATGAGATGCTCATTGCGTTAGATAGTCGTGAAGTCGATGCTATCGTTGCTGATGATGCCGTATTGAAATATCTCATCAAGAAATTCAAAGAAGAGGGTAACTATACAGACCTGTCTGTTTTACCTTACCAGTTTGAGAAGCAAAACTATGGTTTCGCGATTGGCGATAATAGCCCTTATGAAGAAGCGCTAAATCGTGCGCTACTTAAAGTACGAAAAAGTCCAGAATGGAAACAAGCACTCAATAAATACTTTGCAGAAAGATAA